The following proteins are encoded in a genomic region of Necator americanus strain Aroian chromosome II, whole genome shotgun sequence:
- a CDS encoding hypothetical protein (NECATOR_CHRII.G5328.T1), with product MDDQEDPPPPKRQRFKHLTFNQLVASIGGDNAKFSKRLMHRPDDCELFFTEALTKWNDQSFGADYTSFVDSLPCDELDTHAQLLLHRRTIADSLLKRLQDPGSKSIPAFCELLSALVRDLKEDFHDDMWDFFGALTNVLDLGERDVESVEAAFYSLSLIVKVMWRALLKEFNSSFVCFIPLFGSSRPYVRRFAAEAFSFVMRKSSNLKKLCCQVVEQAFKVHDDHLSEGCAELFFHVCKGVVGGFHSTAEEQIQCIISGVFSIADPSIREYGVNILEQAVQLIVQYVQKGTKSDLSFLEIIIIKFMESSTSMASVNYSSRLLRLCFVQRRWKNLFSSEKRLLSAIEKVLVFDFFELCFEFIDFLLQCTVHVLSGGEWGSSLGSVYSIVISKKGDLSLVFHLFNNVVAVSYFNSHILPVVGQLSEKIFSEERSLIPSILKLYSLICLSRRPILDGLSKRRPPLLDSPSHKSIREYVLVVLDHLVEIEKPLAAYILATWPWIGCETTSGKSVEHVVHYIQALISGSDFSLEASQLALIAVSSLYQVDKSQLKKVEFSAVGEFVRSTKCCESSLRLYRFYLEAATSQRETINLKRITELLLPCYFNPSASIRCSALEILSSINFEIEGGDEEGTGIVAIDENVFNILLAAERCDIIDFRSRLLQFRKLIYGSHKKLLPRDLSTECDHIVLRFGLAQFFVQFTKLWPAMYEILESFARGMTIDEFWNVLSETLLQVNAGCRESDISSDPPHLLEWCDNCNRFDYHSTRIQIFKFMANISDLAQRRTRILSPILLEIYNTDYLPFIIESMSSCTLHASRVQERNVLNNEETEQPPEPSVNKTDQKLNVTKALCAFLDVYSKFSDAKSVYMEGKIREMYDHLLIVGNDMVQKSVIACIFSYRDRALLPYKENFERLLDEKSFREQLVLFSINEEEGNSVVHKDHRPTVMRVLLRFLYGKLWAQTKRNLVESRRAAIFRYLGGCRADELSDFLNILFAPILEIIDTSDLDYSKMELLCNDKETLFKTDFAKVNRCVRFYSQISI from the exons ATGGACGATCAAGAAGATCCACCTCCACCGAAACGTCAACGCTTCAAG CATTTGACGTTCAATCAACTTGTAGCCTCTATTGGTGGCGATAATGCGAAGTTCAGCAAAAGATTGATGCATCGCCCAGATGATTGCGAATTGTTCTTCACAGAAGCTTTAACAAAATGGAATGATCAGAGTTTTGGTGCTGACTACA CATCTTTCGTGGATAGTTTACCATGTGATGAGCTTGACACTCACGCGCAGCTGTTGCTCCATAGAAGGACTATCGCTGATTCATTGCTGAAGAGGTTACAGGATCCG GGATCCAAATCCATACCTGCGTTCTGTGAGCTTCTGTCAGCGTTAGTACGTGACTTGAAGGAAGACTTCCATGATGACATGTGGGACTTCTTTGGTGCACTTACTAATGTGCTTG ATCTTGGAGAACGAGATGTGGAGTCAGTGGAAGCCGCTTTTTACTCTTTGTCACTGATAGTGAAGGTTATGTGGAGGGCACTATTAAAGGAGTTCAATTCATCATTCGT ATGTTTTATACCACTATTCGGAAGCAGTCGTCCATATGTTAGGCGTTTTGCTGCCGAAGCCTTCTCTTTTGTTATGAGGAAATCTTCTAATCTCAAAAAG CTTTGTTGTCAAGTTGTGGAGCAAGCGTTCAAAGTTCACGATGACCACCTTTCTGAAGGTTGTGccgaactttttttccatgtttgtaAAGGAGTTGTCGGTGGATTTCACAGCACCGCTGAAGAG CAAATACAGTGTATCATTTCCGGAGTATTTTCGATAGCAGATCCAAGTATTCGTGAATATGGTGTTAATATCCTCGAACAAGCTGTACAGCTTATTGTACAGTATGTTCAAAAAGGGACGAAGTCGGATTTGTCGTTTCTTGAGATCATAATCATT aaatttatggAGTCTTCAACATCAATGGCTTCGGTTAACTATTCTTCGCGACTCTTGCGACTGTGCTTTGTCCAGCGCAGGTGGAAAAATTTGTTCTCATCGGAAAAACGTTTGCTCTCAGCTATCGAGAAAGTTCTTGTCTTCGATTTCTTCGAGTTGTGCTTCgagtttattgattttcttcttcag TGCACCGTTCATGTCTTATCCGGCGGTGAATGGGGCAGCTCACTCGGTTCAGTTTACTCAATTGTTATTTCTAAGAAAGGAGATCTCTCATTG GTGTTTCATCTATTCAACAATGTGGTAGCTGTGTCGTATTTCAACTCACACATTTTGCCTGTTGTTGGACAGCTATCGGAGAAAATATTCTCTGAA GAAAGGTCACTAATACCAAGTATTCTAAAGCTGTACTCTTTGATTTGCCTGAGTAGACGACCTATTTTGGATGGCCTTTCAAAGC gCCGGCCCCCTTTACTGGATTCTCCATCTCATAAGTCCATCCGAGAGTACGTCCTTGTAGTTCTTGACCATCTTGTGGAAATAGAGAAGCCTCTTGCAGCATACATACTTGCTACATGGCCATGGATCGGCTGCGAGACGACTAGTGGAAAGA GTGTTGAACATGTTGTTCACTATATTCAAGCTCTAATTTCTGGGAGCGATTTCTCATTAGAGGCGTCACAACTTGCTCTTATCGCCGTTTCTTCTCTATATCAGGTGGATAAGAGTCAGCTGAAGAAAGTAGAATTCTCTGCTGTGGGAGAGTTCGTTAG GAGCACGAAGTGCTGCGAATCTTCTCTGAGGCTTTATCGTTTCTATCTAGAAGCCGCCACCAGTCAACGAGAAACCATCAATTTGAAAAG AATCACCGAGCTACTGTTGCCTTGCTATTTCAACCCTAGTGCATCCATAAGGTGTAGCGCTCTAGAAATTTTGAGCTCAATCAACTTTGAAATTGAAGGAGGAGATGAAGAAGGAACAGGCATTGTGGCAA TTGACGAAAATGTTTTCAATATATTGCTAGCTGCTGAGCGCTGTGACATCATAGACTTTCGGAGTCGTCTTCTGCAATTCCGGAAACTCATTTATGGTTCCCACAAGAAACTCCTACCTCGTGATTTGAGCACAGAATGCGACCAT ATTGTCTTGCGGTTTGGACTAGCACAGTTCTTCGTGCAGTTTACGAAATTGTGGCCTGCTATGTATGAAATCCTAGAATCGTTCGCTCGAGGGATGACCATTGACGAGTTTTGGAATGTTTTATCCGAAACACTTCTCCAAGTCAACGCAG GGTGCCGTGAGTCGGATATTTCCTCGGATCCTCCACATTTATTGGAATGGTGTGACAATTGCAATAGGTTCGACTACCACTCAACACGTATACAA ATATTCAAGTTCATGGCTAACATTTCCGATCTGGCTCAAAGACGAACAAGAATTCTTTCCCCTATACTTTTGGAGATTTATAA CACCGATTACCTTCCATTCATCATTGAAAGCATGAGCTCTTGCACTCTGCACGCTTCACGCGTTCAGGAAAGGAATGTTTTGAACAACGAGGAAACTGAACAGCCACCGGAACCATCAGTTAACAAAACTGACCAAAAACTGAATGTTACCAAG GCTTTGTGCGCTTTTCTCGACGTGTATTCTAAGTTCAGTGACGCTAAGTCAGTGTACATGGAGGGAAAGATCCGTGAAATGTATGATCAC CTTCTGATCGTTGGGAATGATATGGTGCAAAAGTCGGTCATTGCTTGCATATTTTCTTACAGAGACAGAGCATTACTTCCTTACAA GGAGAATTTTGAACGTCTTCTTGACGAAAAATCGTTTCGTGAACAGCTTGTCTTATTTTCCAtcaatgaagaagaaggaaattctgTTGTACACAAGGATCACAGACCCACCGTGATGCGTGTACTTCTGAG GTTCTTATATGGCAAGCTTTGGGCTCAAACGAAACGTAATCTAGTTGAGTCCCGACGTGCAGCTATTTTTCGTTACCTTGGTGGTTGCCGCGCTGACGAGCTATCGgattttttgaacattctcTTCGCACCTATTCTAGAGATTATTG ACACGAGTGATCTGGATTATAGCAAGATGGAATTGCTCTGTAACGACAAAGAAACATTGTTTAAAACAGATTTCGCAAAAGTGAACAGGTGCGTTAGATTCTATTCTCAAATATCTATCTAA
- a CDS encoding hypothetical protein (NECATOR_CHRII.G5327.T1), with amino-acid sequence MADLAQIADLHSEQYEALFREANPTSAVAVAASDAAAFLKRSNLNMQQLGQIWELADYQRKGSLDKKGFFIAFKLIAAAQQGLPISPPSVTTKGLNPPHFEGIPARPPMYHRPSLDSAPSEWCISAADQVKYDSIFESLSPVDGKLPGAKVRPVLLNSGLSPTILAKIWELADQDKDGQLDRIEMAVAMHLVYRALQNEPVPAVLPNSLIHPSKSNLSRRTSAATLTSSITGSVPPPVPMPPHAHIGVGQTNYRSRAGSMTSLDGIGHSPRLPQFENRSASVQPNQFPRNESAPATPVRGMAAPLSTSVASSSNSSLEWPVDRFASAAQFAACDTDSDGFVNGNDVKHVLLSSGLPQAELAQVWALSDVNQTGRLNQEQFALIIHLVNMRKRGEDLPQILPPFLVPPSLRVLSVPENGHTSADVNVSNAMAAGESEEMRKLVEEMEKLLADRREADVQVSQLEADMKVKDSQIKNLQVELRTLEVTVKQLERQKAEAGRRLADLDEQIRQLESAALAQAKKAEEAQSRLNQLVEDTQKDVAHAESDQQEIAQLKAELAQLEAERLTFSGQLANEQKGMEAAVDKLTDIERKRQRDEAQRVQLNDAIAHAETVVSDLEAVLKSSDPSTALSNKLNLLEDISKKELFNDVPFAVASTSNHSNTIHQPPDPFAGVQSGGVHHADPFAQTDPFAAAAATGSFAVQFPQDPFAGAAGSAAPQDMRPSSAGKAPPPRPAPPKSSARQTPVNGDPFANTDPFASEATNVPGGFADFSSFGAFAN; translated from the exons ATGGCAGATCTTGCCCAGATAGCAGATCTTCATTCGGAGCAATATGAAGCGCTATTTAGAGAA GCAAATCCTACCAGCGCTGTTGCTGTTGCTGCCAGTGATGCAGCAGCGTTTCTAAAACGTTCAAATTTAAATATGCAACAGTTGGGACAG ATATGGGAGCTTGCCGACTACCAGCGAAAGGGATCCCTGGACAAGAAGGGCTTCTTCATAGCCTTTAAACTTATAGCAGCTGCCCAGCAAG GCCTCCCTATTTCCCCGCCTTCTGTCACCACTAAGGGATTGAATCCACCACATTTTGAGGGTATCCCCGCAAGACCTCCTATGTACCATCGTCCATCCTTAGATAGTGCTCCAAGTGAATGGTGTATAAGTGCAGCTGATCAG GTCAAGTACGATTCAATTTTTGAGTCGCTATCTCCAGTTGATGGGAAATTGCCTGGCGCAAAAGTAAGACCAGTCTTACTAAATTCCGGCTTGAGTCCAACAATACTTGCAAAAATATGGGAATTAGCTGATCAAGATAAAGATGGTCAGCTAGATAGGATTGAAATGGCTGTTGCGATGCACCTCGTGTACCG GGCTCTTCAAAATGAACCAGTTCCTGCAGTTTTGCCCAACTCTTTGATACATCCATCCAAGTCTAACTTGTCGCGGCGAACCTCAGCAGCAACCCTGACATCGAGTATTACTGGAAGCGTACCGCCACCAGTTCCGATGCCGCCGCACGCACATATCGGAGTTGGCCAAACAA ATTATCGTTCGCGTGCCGGAAGCATGACATCTTTGGATGGCATCGGTCATTCTCCTAGACTTCCTCAGTTCGAAAACAGAAGTGCTTCCGTTCAGCCAAACCAGTTCCCAAGGAATGAAAGTGCG CCGGCTACTCCAGTACGTGGAATGGCTGCGCCGTTGTCAACGTCGGTGGCAAGCAGTAGTAACTCATCCCTTGAGTGGCCTGTTGACAGATTCGCTTCTGCAGCTCAATTTGCTGCTTGCGACACCGATTCGGATGGGTTTGTCAATGGAAACGATGTGAAGCATGTACTCCTCAGTTCAG GGCTGCCGCAGGCGGAACTCGCGCAAGTATGGGCGCTCTCTGACGTCAATCAGACTGGAAGACTTAATCAAGAGCAGTTCGCTCTTAT TATTCATTTGGTAAATATGAGGAAGCGCGGAGAAGACCTTCCACAAATCCTGCCACCGTTCCTGGTACCACCGTCTCTTCGCGTGCTTTCAGTTCCT GAAAATGGCCACACATCTGCGGACGTCAATGTCAGCAACGCGATGGCTGCTGGCGAATCAGAAGAAATGCGCAAATTAgttgaagaaatggaaaaactcCTTGCTGATAGAAG AGAGGCCGATGTGCAAGTGTCACAATTGGAAGCTGATATGAAAGTAAAAGATAGTCAAATAAAAAACCTGCAG GTTGAACTGCGAACGCTAGAGGTGACTGTAAAGCAATTGGAACGACAAAAAGCAGAGGCAGGTCGGCGTTTGGCTGATTTGGATGAACAAATAAGGCAATTAGAGTCCGCTGCTCTTGCACAAGCCAAGAAAGCGGAGGAAGCACAAAGCAGATTGAACCAACTCGTTGAAGACACTCAGAAGGATGTTGCTCATGCAGAG TCAGATCAACAAGAAATAGCTCAGCTTAAAGCAGAGTTGGCCCAATTGGAGGCTGAGCGTCTAACATTCTCTGGCCAGCTAGCAAATGAGCAGAAAGGAATGGAAGCTGCTGTCGATAAACTAACTGAT ATTGAGCGCAAGCGTCAGCGTGATGAAGCTCAGCGAGTGCAACTTAATGATGCTATTGCACATGCTGAGACAGTTGTCAGTGATTTGGAAGCGGTGCTGAAGTCTAGCGATCCTTCGACTGCATTGTCTAACAAACTCAATTTACTGGAAGATATTTCTAAGAAGGAATTG TTCAACGATGTTCCATTCGCTGTTGCTTCAACGTCCAATCACTCAAATACGATTCACCAACCTCCTGATCCCTTTGCGGGCGTTCAGTCAG GAGGCGTTCACCACGCTGATCCCTTTGCCCAGACTGATCCTTTCGCTGCCGCCGCCGCCACAG GCAGTTTTGCTGTCCAGTTTCCCCAGGATCCATTCGCTGGTGCTGCAGGTTCGGCTGCCCCTCAG GATATGAGGCCATCAAGTGCAGGAAAGGCCCCACCACCACGTCCTGCCCCTCCGAAATCTAGTGCACGACAAACTCCTGTAAATGGGGATCCGTTTGCGAACAC GGATCCTTTTGCTTCTGAGGCTACAAACGTTCCCGGTGGATTTGCAGACTTCTCTAGCTTTGGCGCTTTTGCCAACTAA
- a CDS encoding hypothetical protein (NECATOR_CHRII.G5326.T2) — MHMAASMGLPLSDLHTQLAALSLQMQPFSTESPPNPIRVHSRTSILDENVTSQAYNPMFGAEKLFAGFARQQAIAAQNTNMISFPCGNHSTSGLMPSRFGRPEDSLPMLLAAGSGNVFLKPPTTPTCLSGNASLCSNDSVSSAGSPTNTCVSLAPTAESKSPLSGRRVLGTPSRPVSQFLSNEVEVFARKVFVGGLPIDVTEDEIWQTFSVFGNVLVDWPRRPDGTSARDEESGRGSRSMTGYVFLVFEEESSVQYLVSECHKEDDRYYLFVSSPTMRDKPVQVRPWRLADMDFISNPRTLMDPRRTVFIGGVPRPTRASELAECLQRLYGPVCYVGIDIDPELKYPKGAARVSFVTTQAFIAAINGRFVHVHHGESQKRVEIKPYVMDEQMCDHCEGKQCSSRYAPYFCGDVDCLQYYCESCWDRIHYRPGSRRSEHRPLVRMGDQTKVLPRPPHHCSRTTRNFGGSSQTRHFSASLSI, encoded by the exons TTGGCTGCTCTCAGCTTGCAGATGCAACCGTTTTCCACCGAGTCACCGCCGAATCCTATACGTGTTCATAGTCGAACGTCAATCCTTGACGAAAATGTTACTTCTCAG GCATACAATCCGATGTTCGGAGCAGAGAAATTGTTCGCCGGCTTCGCTCGACAACAAGCCATTGCTGCACAAAATACGAACATGATTAGCTTCCCATGCGGTAACCATTCCACTTCTGGACTTATGCCTTCTCGATTTGGACGCCCTGAAGATTCGCTGCCAATGTTGCTTGCGGCTGGAAGTGGAAATGTTTTCCTCAAAC CTCCCACGACACCGACATGTTTGTCAGGAAACGCCAGTCTTTGTTCGAATGATAGCGTATCTAGCGCTGGTTCACCTACGAATACATGTG TTTCCTTGGCCCCAACGGCAGAATCGAAATCTCCTCTGAGCGGAAGAAGAGTGCTCGGCACACCATCGCGACCAGTTTCTCAGTTCCTTTCCAATGAAGTGGAGGTTTTCGCTCGCAAAGTTTTCGTTGGTGGTCTTCCTATAGATGTCACCGAAG ATGAGATTTGGCAGACATTTTCCGTTTTTGGGAATGTGCTCGTAGACTGGCCGCGCCGCCCCGATGGTACTAGCGCCCGAGATGAAGAGTCAGGAAGAGGAT CACGTTCAATGACCGGCTACGTATTTCTTGTGTTTGAGGAAGAAAGCTCAGTTCAATATCTTGTCAGCGAATGTCACAAAGAGGATGATCG TTACTATCTCTTTGTTTCGTCACCGACAATGCGTGATAAGCCGGTACAAGTGCGACCATGGCGTTTGGCGGACATGGATTTCATCTCGAACCCACGTACTCTCATGGATCCTCGCCGTACCGTATTCATCGGTGGTGTTCCACGTCCCACGCGAGCAA GCGAGTTGGCTGAGTGCCTTCAGCGTTTGTATGGTCCTGTTTGCTATGTTGGAATAGACATTGATCCGGAATTGAAATATCCGAAAGGAGCTGCGAGAGTTTCTTTCGTAACTACACAAGCCTTCATTGCAGCGATTAACGGACGCTTTGTTCACGTTCATCATGGAGAATCTCAGAAAAGA GTCGAAATCAAACCTTACGTGATGGATGAACAAATGTGCGATCATTGTGAAGGCAAGCAGTGCTCTTCTCGCTATGCTCCATACTTTTGCGGCGATGTTGATTGTCTTCAG TATTACTGCGAAAGCTGTTGGGACCGAATCCACTATCGTCCTGGTTCAAGACGTTCGGAACATCGTCCACTCGTACGCATGGGAGACCAAACAAAG GTTCTTCCTCGCCCTCCTCATCATTGCAGCCGCACCACAAGAAACTTCGGCGGATCGAGTCAAACACGCCACTTCAGTGCATCTCTCAGCATTTAA